The segment CGCCGCAACCGGGGCGGCAGCAACCCCGCCGACGGCGCGCCGGCGCTTAGAAAACGCTCGGACGCAAAGCCCTCCTCCTGCCCGTTGAGCAGCCAGCGCCGCGCCGCCCAAAAGGCCAGCGCCAGCCCCAGATACATGCGAAAATAGGCCCAACTGGCCTCAGCATCATAACTATGCGGCAGCCACGGGATGATGCGATGGTAATCAAACGTCCAGTCCGCCGGCCGGTAGGTGGCCCGGGCATTCCAGGCGCTGACCCAGCAATACAGCAGGATCAAGACGGTCAATATCCCCAACGCCCAATCCAGAATCTTGCCGGCATCCCAGCCCGGCCGCGGCATGTACTCCCCCAAAGCCCGGCTCAACAACCACCGCAGCCCCGTCAGCCCGCCCAGCGTATAGCCGGTCACGGTCATGACTTGAATGGACCATTCCTGGGTGGTGCCAAAAGCCCACGGCCCGAAAACAATCATGAAATAAAGCCCCACCTCGATCAGGGCATCGAGCCAGTAGAGGACACTCATCCGTTGGTCGCCCGGCATGGACGCGGCGCACTCTAGCCGGAAATGCGGCAGATGAAAATAAAAAACCCCTGCACCCCCGCCTTCCCCCCGCTACGCCGGGGTCTCCACCGGTTGCAGCACCAGCTCCAACCCTTCCTGCGCCGCGTTGACCTCCACGTTTTCCCCCAGCAGTTGCACAAAGTTGCGCCCCCATTCCACCATGCGATCCACATGCTCATCCGTATGCCGTGGATCATGGTGAAAGAGAAACACCCGCTTGACCTTGGCGCTGACGGCCAGGGCCACCACGTCATCCACGCAGCCATGCCCCCAGCCAATCCGGCTCTGGTACTCGGTGGCATCGTACTGCGAGTCAATGATCAGCACGGCCGCCCCCTGCACAAAGTCAATGATCCGCTGATCCTGCCGCCGCGCATAATCTATGGCCTCCTGCGTCACCGGCGGGCCGCTTTCCTTCACCGTGGCGTGGTACTTGAACCGCTGATACGGCTCGTTGTCCGGCAGATACGCCACCGCCCCCGCCGGCGTGTGAAGCCGGTATCCCATGCACAAACCAGGATGATTGAGGTAGGTGGCCTCGACACGCACACTGCCCACTTGAAACGTCAGGTCCCGCATCTCTTCGATGCTGATGTTGCCCGGCAGCTCCGCCAGCGAAATGGGGAAATAGGGGCTTTCCATCTGGCTGCTCAGGGTGGACTCCAGCCCCTCGCGGGCGCCCTTGTAGCCAATGATGCGCACCTGATTGCGGGAATGGTAGGCCGGCTCGAAAAAGGGAAAACCCTGAATGTGATCCCAGTGCGTGTGCGAAATTAAAATCGTCACCGCAAACGGTTTCTCCCCAAATTCCTGCATCAGGCTTGCCCCCAGCGGCGCAATGCCCGTCCCGGCATCGAGGATGATGATCTGCCCCCCGGTGCGCACCTCCACGCAGGCCGTGTTGCCGCCGTAACGCAAGGTGGACCGCCCCGGCGTGGGGATGGAGCCGCGCACCCCCCAGAACCGCACCCGCGGCGGCGCGTCCTCCGGCAGGGCGGGCGGCGGCGGCCGGGCGCTGGGCGCGCGGGGCCGGCGGGTGGCTTCGCGGCGCAAAAAGGTGGTGTCGCCTTCGCCCATCAGCTCCTTGAGGAGATTGAGGAATTCGTGGCGCTGGAGCGGTTTGACCAGGCAGGCGTCGGCCCCGGCCTGGAGCGCATTGACGCGGTCGGTGGGATAGCCCCCGCCGGTGGTGAGCACCACCCGCGTGTAATTCCGCAGCACCGCCTCCTGCCGCACCATGCGGCAAAGTTGAAAACCGTTGCAGCGGGGCATGAGCAGATCGCACACCACCAGCTCCGCGCGATTCTTGAGGGCCAGCTCCAGCCCCGTCTCGCCATCCTCGGCCACCAGCACCCGCCAACCGTTCTCCGCCAGCCAGCCGGAAAGGGCCGCTCGCTGGCTCTGGTCTTCGTCCACTAGAACAACGGTTTTCATGCCACGGGTTGCGCGTGGGGAAATATAGCCTCCCCGGGCGCTCTGCCAACCCTTCAACCGGCACGGGCCAGGGCCCGGCGGCGCGCCGCCGGGCGCAGCACCACTTCCACCCGCTCGCGGGCGCCGGCCACTTCCAGGCCGCCGCCGGCGGCCATGGCCAGCTTGCGGGCATGCCGCACCATGGCATCCACCTTGCGGTCATCGTGGCTGGGATCATGATGGAAAAGAAAAAGCTTCTTCACCCCGGCGCGCACCGCCAGGTTCACCGAGTCATCCACGCAGCTATGGCCCCACCCCACGTGCCGCTCGTACTCCTCCGCGTCATATTGCGAATCCACAATCAACACGTCCGAGCCGCGAATGAATTCCACCAGTTTCTGGTCCTGTTGCTCGGCAAAGGCCTGCGCCTCGGCGCTGACCGGCTGCGCCCCCGCGGAGTGCGACTTCAGCCGCACGTAGTTCTCGTTGTCCGGGATGAACGTGATCGAGCCTTCCGGCGTGTACAACCGGTATCCCACGCAAACGCCGGGATGGTTGACATAAGTGGCCCGCACCTGAATGGGGCCGACGGAAAATTGCAGATCGCGCAGCTCGGTGAATTGCAGATTGCCCGGCATCTCCTTCAGGCCGATGGGAAAATAGGGGCTTT is part of the Verrucomicrobiia bacterium genome and harbors:
- a CDS encoding response regulator, which gives rise to MKTVVLVDEDQSQRAALSGWLAENGWRVLVAEDGETGLELALKNRAELVVCDLLMPRCNGFQLCRMVRQEAVLRNYTRVVLTTGGGYPTDRVNALQAGADACLVKPLQRHEFLNLLKELMGEGDTTFLRREATRRPRAPSARPPPPALPEDAPPRVRFWGVRGSIPTPGRSTLRYGGNTACVEVRTGGQIIILDAGTGIAPLGASLMQEFGEKPFAVTILISHTHWDHIQGFPFFEPAYHSRNQVRIIGYKGAREGLESTLSSQMESPYFPISLAELPGNISIEEMRDLTFQVGSVRVEATYLNHPGLCMGYRLHTPAGAVAYLPDNEPYQRFKYHATVKESGPPVTQEAIDYARRQDQRIIDFVQGAAVLIIDSQYDATEYQSRIGWGHGCVDDVVALAVSAKVKRVFLFHHDPRHTDEHVDRMVEWGRNFVQLLGENVEVNAAQEGLELVLQPVETPA